In Chloroflexota bacterium, a single window of DNA contains:
- a CDS encoding DHHA1 domain-containing protein: MTERLYLQDAYLRAFTATIVKQTVVEERTELILDRTCFYPTSGGQPCDLGTLNDLPVLDVFEREGEVVHILPAKIEGETVYGCIDWSRRFDHMQQHSGQHILSQSFLSVLQAETVSFHLGSEDSTIDIAVASFSPQALSAVEDLANSIVFENRAIKAYIVDEGELNHLSLRKRPTKAERIRIVEVEGFDLSPCGGTHCTASGVIGLIKVTRCERKGRENRIHFLCGWRALRDYHWKNKVVNTVSEKLSTPEPVEAVTRLLEENSELRKEANLLKDRLLDYEAIQLVAEAPKAGEVRVVSRIFVGRETEEIRRLAAKVVVAGKCVALLGLGDDKAHLFFARSADLGCDMNRLLREVAPLIGGQGGGQSNLAQGGGPNVSRLSEAIGLATERLLDDLGRRE; this comes from the coding sequence ATGACAGAGAGATTATATCTGCAGGACGCCTATCTACGGGCATTTACAGCCACAATCGTCAAACAGACGGTTGTGGAAGAGCGAACAGAACTCATCCTGGATCGTACCTGCTTCTACCCAACGTCGGGAGGGCAGCCGTGTGATCTGGGTACCCTGAACGACCTCCCTGTGCTTGACGTCTTCGAGAGGGAGGGGGAGGTCGTACACATCTTACCGGCTAAGATTGAGGGGGAAACCGTCTACGGTTGTATCGATTGGTCCAGGCGGTTTGACCACATGCAACAACACTCCGGTCAACATATCCTCTCTCAGAGCTTTCTCTCCGTCCTGCAAGCAGAGACGGTCTCCTTTCACCTGGGGAGTGAGGATTCCACCATCGATATCGCCGTAGCTTCGTTTTCGCCCCAGGCACTAAGCGCGGTCGAAGATTTGGCTAATAGCATCGTTTTTGAGAATCGAGCCATCAAAGCCTATATCGTGGACGAGGGCGAACTGAACCATCTTTCGTTGCGCAAGAGGCCAACGAAGGCGGAGAGGATCAGGATCGTCGAGGTAGAGGGTTTTGACCTTTCCCCTTGTGGGGGCACGCACTGCACGGCCAGCGGCGTCATTGGTCTGATCAAGGTGACCCGCTGCGAGCGAAAAGGAAGGGAAAATCGCATTCATTTCCTCTGCGGGTGGAGAGCGTTACGGGATTACCACTGGAAGAATAAGGTGGTGAACACCGTTTCAGAAAAACTGAGCACGCCTGAGCCGGTCGAGGCGGTGACACGGTTGCTGGAGGAGAATAGCGAGCTAAGGAAAGAGGCTAACCTTCTGAAAGACCGGCTGTTGGATTATGAGGCTATCCAGTTGGTCGCAGAGGCGCCCAAGGCTGGTGAGGTTAGGGTAGTGAGCAGAATCTTTGTGGGACGGGAAACGGAGGAGATACGCAGATTGGCTGCTAAAGTGGTCGTGGCCGGAAAGTGCGTGGCCCTTCTCGGATTAGGGGATGACAAAGCCCACCTCTTCTTCGCTCGCTCGGCTGATCTGGGTTGCGATATGAACCGCCTCTTGCGGGAAGTGGCCCCGCTCATCGGGGGGCAGGGTGGTGGTCAATCTAATCTGGCCCAGGGCGGTGGCCCGAATGTCTCCAGACTTTCTGAGGCTATCGGGTTGGCCACTGAGCGACTGTTGGACGACCTGGGACGAAGGGAGTGA
- a CDS encoding MFS transporter yields MVNLIWPRAVARMSPDFLRLSGWPLSDCWTTWDEGSDMHLLKVLQKNRSLLLVSSGHFTVDIFGNLWPVMFPLLALSFGLSYAQVGLIATLYQTSSSLGQPLFGYLGDRFGSRFLASGGIMSTACCVSLVGYIPSYPALLTLAAIAGLGSAAFHPQGALSTAYMGGEHKGTNMSIFTMGGTTGFALGPLIGAALIIRHGLQGLVFLALPASLYGLWLYRTMKELDRRRVAVAVPSDDAPRGAIPFGKLSIVILISTLRAWAIAGVITYIPLLYKERGFGVDFSSQIIFLIIGFSVFGMFGGGFLADRFSPKLVVSASLLLATPAILLFLHTPFPSLIVFAVLTGILLEASLPITLVAAQELLPRYVGMASGLALGLSFTVGAIGILLTGLLADRHGLLMALSLLAMPSFLGALLSLGFPEIARTRERRIKVVV; encoded by the coding sequence GTGGTCAATCTAATCTGGCCCAGGGCGGTGGCCCGAATGTCTCCAGACTTTCTGAGGCTATCGGGTTGGCCACTGAGCGACTGTTGGACGACCTGGGACGAAGGGAGTGACATGCATTTGCTGAAGGTCCTGCAGAAAAATAGGTCACTGCTCCTCGTCTCCTCTGGTCACTTCACCGTGGACATATTCGGCAACCTCTGGCCAGTGATGTTTCCCCTGCTGGCGCTCTCCTTCGGCCTCTCCTATGCTCAGGTAGGCTTGATCGCCACCCTTTACCAAACAAGCTCCTCCCTCGGACAGCCACTATTCGGCTATCTGGGCGACCGTTTCGGAAGTCGATTTCTGGCTTCTGGGGGTATCATGTCGACCGCCTGCTGTGTAAGCCTGGTCGGGTATATCCCCAGTTACCCCGCTCTTCTGACTTTGGCGGCCATTGCTGGACTGGGTTCGGCTGCCTTCCATCCCCAAGGAGCGCTGAGCACGGCCTATATGGGGGGTGAACATAAGGGCACGAATATGTCTATCTTCACTATGGGTGGCACGACTGGCTTTGCCCTGGGACCGCTCATCGGTGCGGCCTTAATTATTAGACATGGTTTGCAAGGGCTTGTCTTCCTAGCGTTGCCGGCCTCGCTCTATGGACTCTGGCTATATAGGACGATGAAAGAGCTGGATAGACGGAGAGTCGCTGTGGCTGTGCCCTCTGACGATGCCCCTCGAGGGGCGATTCCATTTGGGAAGCTGAGTATTGTCATCCTTATCAGCACGTTGCGCGCCTGGGCTATCGCTGGTGTGATCACCTATATTCCACTGCTATATAAAGAGAGGGGCTTTGGCGTAGACTTCTCCAGTCAGATCATCTTCCTCATTATCGGGTTTTCGGTATTCGGCATGTTTGGAGGTGGCTTCCTGGCCGATCGCTTCAGCCCTAAACTGGTCGTATCAGCTTCGCTTCTTTTGGCCACGCCGGCCATCCTGCTCTTTCTCCATACACCGTTCCCTTCTCTGATAGTCTTCGCCGTGCTCACGGGGATACTCCTGGAGGCATCGTTACCCATCACCCTGGTCGCCGCTCAGGAGCTATTGCCTCGCTATGTGGGGATGGCCTCAGGCTTGGCGCTCGGTCTCAGCTTCACGGTCGGAGCCATCGGTATACTTTTAACTGGTCTTCTTGCGGATAGACATGGCCTGCTTATGGCGCTAAGCCTGCTGGCTATGCCTTCGTTCTTGGGGGCCCTTCTCTCCCTGGGATTTCCTGAGATAGCCAGGACAAGGGAGAGAAGGATTAAGGTGGTCGTCTAA
- the lpdA gene encoding dihydrolipoyl dehydrogenase, translating to MEQFDLTIIGGGPGGYVAAIRAAQLGARVALIEKDRLGGTCLNRGCIPTKALLRSIEVLREARRAAEFGVQISEPGIDFPKMMARKRQVVDQLVGGVEQLLAAHKVTIIKGKGSILRPGLIRITAADGAVREVTSPKTIIASGSIPAPLPIPGAVLPGVITSDEVLELETIPRRMVIIGGGVIGIEIANIFRPLGSEVTIVEMLPMILPPVDEELAQRYHQLLRRAGVTIYLNSPVQRIEEGEAQSREPKVVFKTPTGEGTVKGEVVLLATGRIPYTDGLGLSELGLKMDRRSIGINEYLQTSLEDIYAIGDVTGGMLLAHVASYQGEIAAENALGRRRKADYRAVPNCIFSHPEIAGVGMTERQIKEAGVPYRVSKFPFSANGRALSMGETMGLVKLLCAEPGGEVLGVHLMGPGATELIAEATLAVQQRATAEDIVHTIHAHPTLSEALREAALGQLDGPIHYYRG from the coding sequence ATGGAACAGTTTGACCTTACGATCATCGGTGGGGGTCCGGGAGGCTACGTCGCCGCCATCCGGGCTGCCCAGCTAGGGGCGCGGGTCGCCCTCATCGAAAAAGACCGCCTTGGGGGTACCTGCCTTAATCGTGGTTGTATCCCAACGAAGGCCCTCCTGCGGAGCATCGAGGTGTTACGGGAGGCACGGAGGGCCGCTGAGTTCGGAGTTCAGATTAGTGAGCCTGGCATCGATTTCCCCAAGATGATGGCCCGCAAGCGCCAGGTAGTTGACCAACTGGTCGGAGGGGTCGAACAGCTGTTGGCCGCCCATAAAGTGACTATCATCAAGGGTAAGGGCAGCATCTTGAGACCAGGGCTAATCCGCATCACGGCTGCGGATGGAGCGGTACGAGAGGTAACCTCCCCAAAGACGATCATCGCCAGCGGCTCCATACCGGCCCCGCTTCCTATCCCCGGAGCGGTACTGCCTGGCGTGATCACCTCTGATGAGGTACTGGAGCTGGAAACGATCCCGCGTCGTATGGTCATCATTGGTGGTGGAGTCATTGGCATCGAGATAGCCAATATTTTTAGACCCCTGGGCAGCGAGGTCACCATTGTCGAGATGCTACCTATGATCCTACCCCCCGTAGATGAGGAGTTAGCCCAACGTTATCACCAGCTCCTGCGGCGCGCTGGGGTCACCATATATTTAAACTCACCGGTACAAAGGATAGAGGAAGGCGAGGCACAATCAAGGGAGCCGAAGGTCGTCTTCAAGACTCCTACAGGGGAAGGAACAGTTAAAGGCGAGGTAGTCTTGCTAGCGACCGGCCGTATCCCCTACACGGATGGGCTAGGATTGTCTGAGCTCGGACTGAAGATGGACAGGCGCTCGATTGGGATCAATGAGTATTTGCAAACTTCCCTGGAGGATATCTATGCCATCGGCGATGTCACGGGGGGCATGCTGCTGGCCCACGTCGCTTCCTACCAGGGGGAGATTGCGGCAGAGAATGCGTTGGGACGCCGGCGAAAAGCAGATTACAGGGCAGTGCCCAATTGCATCTTTTCCCACCCGGAGATCGCTGGTGTGGGTATGACCGAGAGACAGATCAAAGAGGCGGGGGTCCCCTACCGCGTCAGTAAGTTTCCCTTCTCAGCTAACGGTCGGGCTCTCAGTATGGGGGAAACAATGGGGCTGGTCAAGTTGCTTTGTGCGGAACCAGGCGGCGAGGTGCTCGGTGTGCATCTCATGGGCCCCGGGGCTACGGAGCTAATCGCCGAGGCTACCCTGGCCGTGCAACAAAGGGCCACGGCCGAGGATATCGTCCATACCATCCATGCCCACCCAACGTTATCTGAAGCCCTTCGAGAGGCGGCCCTCGGCCAGCTCGATGGGCCGATTCATTACTATCGAGGTTAG
- a CDS encoding lipoate--protein ligase family protein, producing the protein MQWRLLQTDYADGYTNMAIDEAIMHHHAEGRVPPTLRFYGWRPPCVSIGYFQSLEGEINLERCREMAIDYVRRPTGGRAILHDIELTYSVVASLDNPLGSGEIVESYRCISRGIVAGLRGLGITATAESRARTPKMRPKTSACFDSLSDYEVKVAGRKIVGSAQMRRGNVLLQHGAIPLDIDVRRMSAVLRMPSDGDRSRFEQEFRQRVISVREAAGRAVSFATVAKALKEGFEQAFGITLVSGELTEDEGELAEELRHNKYGTRDWNFRR; encoded by the coding sequence ATGCAATGGCGACTACTTCAGACCGACTATGCCGATGGCTATACTAATATGGCCATTGACGAAGCCATTATGCACCATCACGCCGAAGGCAGGGTTCCCCCCACGCTCCGTTTCTATGGCTGGCGTCCCCCCTGCGTCTCCATCGGCTATTTTCAATCACTGGAAGGGGAGATCAACCTGGAACGCTGTCGAGAGATGGCCATCGATTATGTGCGTCGTCCCACCGGTGGGAGGGCCATCCTCCACGATATCGAACTGACCTACAGTGTGGTCGCCTCACTCGATAATCCTCTGGGGAGCGGGGAGATCGTGGAGTCCTATCGCTGCATCAGCCGTGGGATCGTGGCCGGATTGCGCGGATTGGGTATCACCGCTACGGCCGAATCAAGAGCGAGAACCCCCAAGATGAGGCCGAAGACATCTGCCTGCTTTGACTCCCTCTCCGACTATGAGGTCAAAGTAGCTGGGCGAAAGATCGTGGGAAGCGCTCAGATGCGCCGAGGGAATGTCCTTCTTCAGCACGGGGCCATTCCGCTCGACATTGATGTGAGGCGGATGTCTGCTGTGTTGAGGATGCCTTCCGATGGGGATCGTTCGCGCTTCGAGCAAGAGTTCAGACAGCGGGTTATCTCTGTACGAGAGGCGGCAGGGCGGGCCGTCTCCTTCGCCACGGTGGCCAAGGCACTCAAGGAAGGGTTTGAACAGGCATTCGGCATCACTCTTGTGTCTGGTGAGCTCACTGAGGACGAAGGAGAGTTGGCCGAGGAGCTCCGCCATAATAAGTACGGGACAAGGGACTGGAATTTTAGGCGCTGA
- a CDS encoding radical SAM protein: MSFDKDRPRLVRVSSGTATRLSLDDEQVLVHPTTAYLMVGERCRFDCHFCAQARSSHSRADALSRITWPTHPLNDTVEQVQRAYQARSIERCCLQVIASQDYLGQTREVVAAIRQASEVPLCASISLSSLKQVEEFLKAGVDIVGLSLDAACERVFARIKAVAPNAARVRWHKGLQLIEQAAAHFRGHIATHLIVGLDESEEEMVTMIRWLVERGVIVGLFAFTPIRGTAMESASPPPIGQYRRIQAAHYLLKQGLGSANQFHFVEGRIVDFGLDKVSLRAALADGEAFRTSGCPGCNRPYYNERPAGLIYNYPRPLTPEEAQTAFSQMEVV; the protein is encoded by the coding sequence GTGTCTTTTGATAAGGATAGGCCAAGGCTAGTCAGGGTTTCATCTGGCACGGCCACCCGGCTCAGTCTAGACGATGAACAGGTACTGGTTCATCCGACCACGGCCTATCTTATGGTGGGGGAGCGCTGCCGCTTTGATTGCCATTTCTGTGCCCAAGCGCGGAGCAGTCACAGTCGGGCCGACGCCCTCTCCCGCATCACCTGGCCTACCCATCCCTTAAACGATACAGTAGAGCAAGTGCAACGGGCCTATCAAGCACGATCGATTGAGCGCTGCTGCCTTCAGGTGATAGCCAGCCAGGATTACTTAGGGCAGACCAGGGAGGTAGTAGCCGCTATTCGACAGGCATCAGAGGTGCCCCTCTGTGCCTCCATCAGTCTATCCAGTCTCAAGCAGGTGGAGGAGTTCCTTAAGGCCGGGGTAGACATCGTTGGACTGAGCCTGGATGCTGCCTGCGAGCGCGTCTTCGCCCGGATAAAGGCCGTAGCCCCGAATGCAGCGAGGGTACGGTGGCACAAGGGGTTACAACTCATTGAACAAGCGGCAGCCCATTTCAGGGGACATATCGCCACTCACCTCATCGTTGGCCTGGATGAGAGTGAAGAAGAGATGGTCACCATGATCCGATGGCTCGTCGAGCGAGGGGTGATCGTGGGACTCTTCGCCTTCACCCCCATACGCGGCACAGCGATGGAGAGCGCTTCCCCACCACCTATCGGCCAATATCGACGCATCCAGGCTGCCCACTATCTGTTAAAGCAGGGACTCGGTTCAGCGAACCAATTTCATTTCGTCGAGGGTCGGATCGTGGATTTTGGACTGGATAAGGTGTCTTTAAGGGCAGCCCTGGCTGATGGGGAAGCCTTTCGGACCTCTGGCTGTCCTGGCTGTAATCGACCGTACTATAACGAACGGCCCGCTGGACTAATCTACAACTACCCCCGGCCGCTTACGCCGGAGGAGGCTCAGACAGCCTTCTCTCAGATGGAGGTCGTTTAG